The Rhopalosiphum maidis isolate BTI-1 chromosome 1, ASM367621v3, whole genome shotgun sequence genome has a segment encoding these proteins:
- the LOC113555742 gene encoding alpha-mannosidase 2 — MNFKKRFILLLLFIVLIICFILYSFLENQNIYSFETVNTPVSYVEKLQLQSNKFNRQNTNNLENIDKNDEPAETPSLAISTLQNNFEDTYLSSGVCDPNINMWDLYDKLQFDNIDGGAWKQGWDVQISEGRWNANNKLRVFVVPHSHNDPGWKRTFEEYYRIDTKNILDNMVTKLSEDRRRKFIWAEMSYLSLWWNDIDESTKTKVKKLIENGQLEIVTGGWVMTDEANSHYSSMITQLTNGHQWLLKNLNITANYSWCIDPFGVSPTMPYILNRMKFSSLVIQRTHYSIKKYLAKQKQLEFRWRQHWDTECNSDKNELFTHMMPFYNYDIPHTCGPDPSVCCQFDFKRFSIFGLTCPWKVFPVPITSSNVNKRALMLLDQYKKKAELYKTNVLLVPLGDDFRYTSAREWDFQMNNYQKLFDYINSNSDSLYAEASFGTLSDYFKAVQDSSNYKNFPTLTGDFFTYADKDKDYWSGYFTSRPFYKCMDRELVARLRATEILYSLVWLSAPSNLTSWLWKPDSELYNYLQAARNAHSLFQHHDGITGTAKDAVVNDYARKMLDSLTNLNHIIQHCIYFLLNQEKEQYVFDTNIKYFDIDRSRVYTNSIAQYRVVQFANNQDSQSVIVFNPLTSVIRNEIITLVVASENLKVVNSEGVDIPFQVDSTCNLLDTQLMTPCFQLHFIAEFGPLEIKKYTIINLPTDISTKKYMSLISVYNPKINDVLDPRIYIKTSNIEEFSIENQNIVASFGQNGMLQNITLKSSGKQYPVSLKFVQYNAAYGQDMSGAYLFMPSGDAVDAHVTENEPTIYVIKGHILSQVVIQFSNVKHSIILRHTKDAYDVEIRNLVDIRQQMNYELSMRVTTGVNNDNVFYTDLNGFQMTRRKHYSKLPIQGNFYPMSSAMYIEDDTTRVSLLSVQPLGASSLYNGIMEVIQDRRLRQDDNRGLGQGVLDNVPTLTLFRLIVEENIGNCQMDVPQLTALGMTSMSTMLYPLVQLIDTSRFDHLEDTYVNNKLTLLPKDVHLVTASMIIQHAEPAVGLVFHRTQTTQCYGFKEANPNGRSKCNRP, encoded by the exons atgaactttaaaaaaaggtttatttTGTTACTTCTATTTATAGTCTTAATTATATGCTTCATTTTGTATTCTTTTCTGGAGAATCAAAACATTTACTCA TTTGAAACAGTAAATACACCTGTTTCTTATGtagaaaaattacaattgcaatcaaataaattcaatagacaaaatacaaataatttggaAAACATCGATAAAAATGATGAGCCTGCAGAAACACCTAGTTTAGCCATa tcaacattacaaaataacttTGAAGACACATATTTATCAAGTGGAGTATGTGAtccaaatattaat atgTGGGATTTGTATGACAAACTACAATTCGATAATATAGATGGTGGTGCATGGAAACAAGGTTGGGATGTCCAGATATCTGAAGGACGATGGAAtgcaaataataagttaaggGTATTTGTTGTGCCTCATTCGCATAATGATCCTGGATGGAAACGAACCTTTGAAGAGTACTATCGTATTGATACAAAGAATATATTAGACAATATGGTGACTAAATTATCAGAAGACCGTAGACGCAAGTTCATATGGGCAGAGATGTCATATTTGTCATTGTGGTGGAATGATATTGATGAAAGTACAAAAACTAAAGTGAAgaa attgaTTGAAAATGGGCAATTGGAAATAGTCACTGGTGGTTGGGTAATGACAGATGAAGCAAACTCCCATTATTCATCAATGATCACTCAACTTACAAATGGACACCAGtggttattgaaaaatttaaatattactgccaa TTATAGCTGGTGTATTGATCCCTTTGGTGTTTCTCCGACTATgccttatattttgaatagaatgaaattttcaagtttGGTCATTCAGCGAACtcattattctattaaaaaatatttagctaaacaaaaacaattggaATTTCGATGGAGACAACATTGGG acacAGAATGTAATAGTGACAAAAATGAGCTGTTTACCCACATGATgccattttacaattatgacATTCCTCATACCTGTGGTCCAGATCCAAGTGTTTGTTgtcaatttgattttaaaagattttcaatttttggattaacGTGTCCTTGGAAAGTATTTCCAGTGCCAATTACTTCATCAAATGTCAACAAAag agcGTTAATGTTATTGgaccaatataaaaaaaaagcagagttgtataaaacaaatgtattacttGTTCCTTTGGGGGATGACTTTAGATATACATCAGCCAGAGAATGGGATTTTCAAATGAACAATTATCAAAAACTATTTGATTATATCAATAGCAATAGTGACTCATTATATGCAGag gcaTCATTTGGTACATTAAGCGATTATTTCAAAGCTGTACAAGATTCATctaattataagaattttcCAACATTGACTGgtgatttttttacttatgcgGATAAAGATAAAGATTACTGGAGTGGGTATTTCACTTCCAGACCTTTTTACAAATGTATGGATCGAGAACTTGTTGCTAGATTAag agcaACGGAAATTCTATATTCTTTAGTATGGCTTAGTGCACCTTCAAATTTGACTTCCTGGTTATGGAAACCAGATTCtgagttgtataattatttacaagctGCCAGAAACGCTCATAGTTTGTTTCAGCATCACGATGGAATCACGGGAACAGCAAAAGATGCTGTAGTAAATGACTATGCACGAaa GATGTTGGATTCATTAACTAATCTAAATCATATCATTCAacactgtatatattttctgTTAAATCAAGAAaag gaacaatatgtatttgatacaaatattaaatactttgataTAGATCGTTCAAGAGTCTATACAAACAGTATTGCACAATATCGTGTTGTACAGTTTGCTAATAATCAAGATTCACAGAGTGTTATTGTGTTCAACCCTTTGACATCAGTCATCAGAAATGAAATTATCACTTTAGTTGTGGCAagtgaaaatttaaag GTAGTTAATTCAGAAGGTGTGGATATTCCATTTCAAGTTGATTCTACCTGTAATCTTCTAGATACACAGTTAATGACACCATgttttcaattacattttattgctGAATTTGGTCCTTtggaaatcaaaaaatatactatcatCAACCTGCCCACAGACATTAGTACCAA aaAGTATATGTCACTGATCAGTGTTTACAACCCAAAAATCAATGACGTTTTGGATCCTaggatatatattaaaactagtaatattgaagaattttcaattgaaaatcaaaatattgttgcATCATTTGGTCAAAATGGtatgttacaaaatattacccTTAAGTCTTCTGGAAAACAATATCcagtttcattaaaatttgtgcA ATACAATGCAGCTTATGGTCAAGACATGAGTGGTGCTTATTTATTCATGCCATCAGGGGATGCTGTTGATGCCCATGTCACAGAGAATGAACCTACAATTTATGTGATTAAAGGACATATTTTGTCACAAGTGGTAATTCAGTTTAGTAATGTAAAACACTCGATAATTCTTCGTCATACAAAAG atgcTTATGATGTTGAAATACGAAATTTAGTTGATATTAGACAACAAATGAATTATGAACTTTCAATGAGAGTTACCACAGgggtaaataatgataatgtattttacacaGACTTAAACGGATTCcaa ATGACCAGGAGAAAACATTATAGCAAACTACCAATTCAAGGAAACTTTTATCCAATGTCTAGTGCAATGTATATAGAAGATGACACTACTAgagtatcattattatcagtcCAACCTTTGGGTGCATCTTCattatataatggtataatggAG GTCATACAGGATCGTAGATTGCGACAAGACGACAATCGTGGATTGGGCCAAGGAGTTTTGGATAATGTGCCCACTTTGACATTGTTCAGATTAATCGTTGAAGAAAACATTGGCAACTgtcaa ATGGATGTACCACAACTGACAGCACTCGGTATGACATCAATGTCGACAATGTTGTATCCTCTCGTGCAGTTAATTGATACATCGAGATTTGATCACCTCGAAGATACATATGTTAATAACAAGTTGACATTATTACCAAAAGACGTTCACTTAGTTACTGCTTCGATGATTATTCAGCATGCAGAACCGGCTGTTGGTTTGGTTTTTCATAGAACCCAGACAACTCAATGTTATGGTTTTAAGGAAGCTAATCCGAATGGACGGTCCAAATGCA ATCGACCTTAA
- the LOC113559007 gene encoding RNA-binding protein 42-like isoform X1 has translation MDNHLLFYCYKSESYFLRYLKFEKEIGISNNVDDNNKTKNCLKKKKIHCHNSQQFPLDVALYKEINSLLQNQCVSTLSSKTKNKSSISKSELNSKAHIAIAAAGCASSSSKVYSKKQKKFYRKAAGKVWYDPTLAQWSNDDFRLFVGNLGREVNDRMLSMPFMQYPSFIKAYVVKNRETSMSRGCYGFVSFANSVDYLRAIKELHGKYVGSRPMKIEKSNWKKRNTDIE, from the exons ATGGACAatcatttacttttttactgTTACAAATCAGAAAGCTATTTTTTAAGGTACCTAAA ATTTGAGAAAGAAATTGGTATAAGCAATAAtgtcgatgataataataaaactaaaaattgtttaaaaaaaaaaaaaattcattgtcACAATTCTCAACAATTTCCCTTGGATGTTGCTTTGTATAAAGAAATCAATTCACTGTTACAAAATCAATGCGTGTCTACTTTAAGTTCTAA GACAAAAAATAAGTCTTCAATAAGTAAAAGTGAATTAAATAGCAAAGCGCACATAGCAATTGCAGCTGCTGGATGTGCATCATCGTCCTCTAAAGTATacagtaaaaaacaaaaaaaattctatcgtAAAGCCGCTGGAAAGGTTTGGTACGATCCAACTTTGGCACAGTGGTCAAATG ATGATTTTCGTCTATTTGTGGGAAATTTGGGAAGAGAAGTTAATGATCGTATGTTGAGTATGCCATTTATGCAATATCCTTCATTCATTAAAGCTTATGTAGTGAAAAATCGAGAGACAAGCATGTCGCGTGGTTGCTATGGATTCGTATCGTTTGCAAATTCTGTGGATTATTTACGAGCTATCAAAGAATTACAtg GAAAATATGTCGGAAGTCGCCCaatgaaaatcgaaaaaagtaattggaaaaaaagaaatactgacattgaataa
- the LOC113559007 gene encoding RNA-binding protein 42-like isoform X2: MANHFKKMKLIEEEMNKFEKEIGISNNVDDNNKTKNCLKKKKIHCHNSQQFPLDVALYKEINSLLQNQCVSTLSSKTKNKSSISKSELNSKAHIAIAAAGCASSSSKVYSKKQKKFYRKAAGKVWYDPTLAQWSNDDFRLFVGNLGREVNDRMLSMPFMQYPSFIKAYVVKNRETSMSRGCYGFVSFANSVDYLRAIKELHGKYVGSRPMKIEKSNWKKRNTDIE; the protein is encoded by the exons ATGGCTaatcattttaagaaaatgaaaCTAATAGAAGAAGAAATGAACAA ATTTGAGAAAGAAATTGGTATAAGCAATAAtgtcgatgataataataaaactaaaaattgtttaaaaaaaaaaaaaattcattgtcACAATTCTCAACAATTTCCCTTGGATGTTGCTTTGTATAAAGAAATCAATTCACTGTTACAAAATCAATGCGTGTCTACTTTAAGTTCTAA GACAAAAAATAAGTCTTCAATAAGTAAAAGTGAATTAAATAGCAAAGCGCACATAGCAATTGCAGCTGCTGGATGTGCATCATCGTCCTCTAAAGTATacagtaaaaaacaaaaaaaattctatcgtAAAGCCGCTGGAAAGGTTTGGTACGATCCAACTTTGGCACAGTGGTCAAATG ATGATTTTCGTCTATTTGTGGGAAATTTGGGAAGAGAAGTTAATGATCGTATGTTGAGTATGCCATTTATGCAATATCCTTCATTCATTAAAGCTTATGTAGTGAAAAATCGAGAGACAAGCATGTCGCGTGGTTGCTATGGATTCGTATCGTTTGCAAATTCTGTGGATTATTTACGAGCTATCAAAGAATTACAtg GAAAATATGTCGGAAGTCGCCCaatgaaaatcgaaaaaagtaattggaaaaaaagaaatactgacattgaataa